In the Candidatus Eisenbacteria bacterium genome, one interval contains:
- a CDS encoding recombinase family protein — protein MTLFSKPVGYARISKDRTGEELGVQRQTEDIQALAQQRGLSIREHFVDNDISATRGRHRPQYAALMAAVDRGEVDAVLVWSLSRLWRNRAERAAGIEKLRQHGVSVLCAKGPDLDLSTAAGRLLAGLLGEVDTHEVEQKSEREQRAMRQRVEQGKPPGGPRCYGYVTSGVETVPDEADDVRRMFDDLLAGASLSGIAAELNKRERPNRNGEPWTHNAVRNLLLNERYAALREYRGELYPGAWPAIVDEATWRAAKHVLEDDERVTSPGPGRRWLLSGIARCGVCDDDTTVTSGSGGGSRGKPGSTRPLYRCRRTKHLARGTEPIDLVVEDYVVRRLSREDAVDLLADTEAPDMAELRAKAVGLRARLKSLAAEFADDDDADASEFREATRRIRERLAEVEEKMTHPQRARVLVDLVTAEDPRQAWEDLSLDRQRAVVETLARVTILPGRPGRRPFDPATVRIEPLQGMG, from the coding sequence GTGACCCTATTTAGCAAGCCGGTTGGCTACGCCCGAATCAGCAAAGATCGGACAGGCGAAGAACTTGGGGTGCAGCGGCAGACCGAGGACATCCAAGCCCTCGCCCAGCAGCGCGGCCTCAGCATTCGCGAGCACTTCGTGGACAACGACATCAGCGCCACTCGGGGCCGACACCGCCCCCAGTACGCCGCACTCATGGCCGCGGTCGACCGCGGAGAAGTTGACGCCGTCCTGGTCTGGTCCCTCTCCCGACTGTGGCGCAACCGGGCCGAACGCGCAGCTGGCATCGAGAAGTTGCGCCAGCATGGCGTGTCCGTCCTGTGCGCCAAGGGCCCGGACCTGGACCTGTCGACTGCCGCCGGCCGTCTCCTCGCGGGCCTACTCGGTGAGGTCGACACTCACGAGGTGGAGCAGAAGTCGGAGAGGGAGCAGCGAGCCATGCGTCAACGAGTTGAGCAGGGCAAGCCGCCGGGCGGACCCCGCTGTTACGGGTATGTCACCTCGGGCGTGGAGACTGTGCCCGACGAGGCCGACGACGTCCGCCGCATGTTCGACGACCTCTTGGCCGGGGCCAGCCTCTCCGGCATCGCTGCAGAGCTGAACAAGCGGGAGCGCCCGAACCGTAACGGCGAGCCGTGGACCCACAACGCCGTGCGGAATCTGCTCCTCAACGAGCGGTACGCGGCGCTGCGCGAGTACCGCGGGGAGCTGTACCCGGGCGCGTGGCCGGCCATCGTCGATGAGGCCACATGGCGCGCGGCGAAGCACGTCCTGGAGGACGACGAGCGGGTCACCAGTCCGGGGCCCGGCCGACGGTGGCTATTGTCTGGGATCGCACGGTGCGGGGTGTGTGACGACGACACCACGGTCACGTCAGGGTCTGGGGGCGGTTCGAGAGGCAAGCCAGGATCCACGCGGCCGCTGTACCGATGCCGCCGGACCAAGCATCTGGCACGCGGCACGGAGCCGATTGACCTGGTCGTCGAGGACTACGTCGTGCGGCGACTGTCTCGGGAAGACGCGGTTGATCTCCTCGCCGACACCGAAGCGCCGGACATGGCGGAGCTGCGCGCGAAGGCGGTCGGACTGCGGGCTCGGCTGAAGTCTCTGGCGGCTGAGTTCGCGGACGACGACGACGCGGACGCCTCGGAGTTCCGGGAAGCTACGCGCCGGATCAGGGAGCGGCTGGCAGAGGTCGAGGAGAAGATGACGCATCCGCAGCGCGCGCGAGTGCTGGTGGATTTGGTGACGGCGGAGGACCCGAGGCAGGCGTGGGAGGACCTCTCATTGGACCGGCAGCGCGCCGTTGTCGAGACGTTGGCCAGGGTGACGATCTTGCCGGGACGTCCGGGGCGGCGCCCGTTCGATCCGGCCACAGTACGGATCGAGCCGCTGCAGGGTATGGGGTAG